A section of the Candidatus Omnitrophota bacterium genome encodes:
- a CDS encoding TIGR03960 family B12-binding radical SAM protein: protein MQDLLLSVKKPARYIGTEFNGNHGLKQDVAVKFAICFPGLYEIGMSNLGLRIIYGLLNSQQDCLCERFFLPAPDMLGLIKSKKAKFTSLESGRSLSDFDIVGFSLQHELDYTNVLHMLELAGLPFFSRQRHENHPLIIAGGPALANPEPIADFFDLFIIGEAEEALLELTAEYKKFPSRLNRKELLARLSKIDGIYVPMLKGRVGFSVRRRFIKDLNSSFFPQDWIVPYIPIVHDKIMLEVMRGCPHSCRFCQARMFYSPFRIKSKERIVQLGLAAQEKSGYEEISLLGLSSLDHPQIKEIYSCLTDALRSQCVGVSLGSLRPSSRVLNLLEMTAKIKKVGLTLAIESGSNWLRQLINKQIDMDSLKELIQACYSKGLRRIKLYFMFGLPFEREDDLESIADIIYELAHIGGRLRKNLLFSVSINPFIPKPHTVFQWHPMDDLKTLDRKKRFLISAIYKRIKNVKISFHSPGMSYVEALLARGDRKMSGLIIEAFKRGALMDSYGDYFNFDLWQEAEKAAGIDAGSYLYRETIDEQKLCWDYIDMGYDKERLKIEYEDVIKLGRMRPGQGS from the coding sequence ATGCAAGATTTATTATTGAGCGTAAAAAAGCCAGCTCGTTATATTGGCACTGAGTTTAATGGCAATCATGGCCTAAAACAAGATGTGGCTGTAAAATTCGCCATCTGTTTTCCGGGTCTATACGAGATAGGCATGAGTAATTTGGGTTTGAGAATAATATATGGTCTTCTGAATAGTCAGCAAGATTGTTTATGCGAGAGATTCTTTCTGCCGGCACCTGATATGCTTGGATTGATAAAGAGCAAAAAGGCTAAATTTACATCCCTTGAGTCAGGACGTAGTTTAAGTGATTTTGATATTGTTGGTTTTTCACTCCAGCATGAGTTAGATTATACAAATGTATTGCACATGCTAGAGCTTGCTGGATTGCCTTTTTTTTCGAGGCAACGCCATGAAAATCATCCTTTGATAATTGCAGGAGGTCCTGCCTTAGCTAATCCTGAGCCAATAGCTGATTTTTTTGACTTATTTATTATCGGCGAGGCAGAAGAGGCCCTTCTAGAATTGACTGCTGAATATAAAAAGTTCCCTAGCAGGCTTAATCGCAAAGAATTGCTGGCGCGGCTTTCAAAGATAGACGGCATATATGTTCCAATGCTTAAAGGCAGAGTTGGTTTTTCTGTTAGGCGCCGATTCATTAAAGACCTAAATTCATCTTTTTTTCCGCAAGACTGGATTGTTCCTTATATCCCTATTGTTCATGATAAGATAATGCTTGAGGTAATGCGCGGCTGTCCACATTCTTGTCGCTTTTGCCAGGCGAGAATGTTTTATTCTCCTTTTAGGATAAAGAGCAAAGAAAGGATTGTTCAACTAGGTTTAGCAGCACAGGAGAAAAGCGGCTACGAAGAGATATCGTTGTTAGGTCTATCTTCCTTGGATCATCCCCAGATAAAAGAAATCTATAGCTGTTTGACTGATGCCTTGCGTAGTCAATGTGTCGGCGTCTCTTTAGGTTCGCTGCGACCAAGCTCTAGGGTTTTGAATCTGCTGGAGATGACAGCCAAGATAAAAAAGGTCGGACTTACTTTGGCCATAGAAAGCGGCTCAAACTGGCTGCGGCAGCTTATAAACAAGCAAATAGATATGGATTCATTAAAAGAATTGATTCAAGCTTGTTATTCTAAAGGCCTAAGACGGATTAAGCTCTATTTTATGTTCGGCCTGCCTTTTGAGAGAGAGGATGATCTGGAATCAATTGCCGATATAATCTACGAATTAGCTCATATAGGAGGCAGGCTTAGAAAGAATCTATTGTTTTCAGTAAGCATTAATCCTTTTATTCCTAAACCACATACTGTTTTTCAATGGCATCCTATGGATGATTTGAAGACCTTAGATAGAAAAAAGAGGTTTTTGATTTCAGCAATTTATAAGCGGATCAAGAATGTAAAGATTAGTTTTCATTCTCCTGGTATGAGTTATGTAGAGGCGCTTCTTGCTCGTGGCGACAGAAAGATGTCTGGACTTATTATCGAGGCATTTAAAAGAGGTGCGCTAATGGACTCTTACGGTGATTATTTTAATTTTGACTTATGGCAGGAGGCTGAAAAAGCAGCTGGGATTGACGCCGGGAGTTATCTTTATCGTGAAACTATAGATGAGCAAAAATTGTGCTGGGACTATATAGATATGGGCTACGATAAAGAAAGGCTTAAAATAGAATACGAAGATGTTATTAAACTCGGGCGTATGAGGCCAGGCCAGGGGTCCTAA
- a CDS encoding diguanylate cyclase: MKKNNKKSNLSSRSLKVKLKLAFALSSVIPILILLNMLNPSLFSFTFRLNEIQPITIKFWPIFIITTVIVSLGYYILKLIIDPVISISRDAKHIAQGDFERVIKVGADRGDEIGDLSFALDKLTTRIRSSMQELSQYGEKTKKINLEINKRVVVLSNLLQISTLISQGANLNEILHLSVDRIMEVGQSEIGFLMVKEQMKNVLTMRSLRGVGAGRFENLEIAIGENPLADLIYRKEVIILDQNNKDTSREVNAWQEKFAMRNAVIIPLFVRGDPLGIICIANNKENFSYTSDDLEVIEIFVKQIAIALETDFLHFRVQKLEVKDALTGLYNERFVKARLDEEIKRAIIYQRPCAFLLFNVDNFKRYYTLFGGLASEAALKRIALVLEDSITDVDRVGRFGDNDFAVILPERNKKEANKIAEDIRKKLEFVFKEEPDANKRITLSGGVSENPIDGVSAQELVVKARQMLMEAKARGKNQIKG, translated from the coding sequence ATGAAAAAAAATAATAAAAAATCCAATTTATCCTCGAGAAGCTTAAAGGTAAAGCTTAAGTTGGCGTTTGCGCTATCTTCGGTTATCCCTATTTTGATTTTACTTAATATGCTAAACCCTAGCTTGTTTAGTTTTACTTTCAGGCTTAACGAGATACAGCCGATAACTATTAAGTTCTGGCCAATATTTATAATTACTACAGTGATTGTAAGTCTGGGTTATTATATCTTGAAGCTGATAATCGATCCGGTAATTTCAATAAGTCGTGATGCCAAACATATAGCCCAGGGTGATTTCGAACGCGTAATTAAGGTCGGTGCTGACAGAGGGGATGAAATCGGAGATTTGAGCTTTGCCTTAGATAAGTTAACAACGCGAATTCGTAGTTCAATGCAAGAATTGAGCCAGTACGGCGAGAAGACCAAGAAGATAAATCTGGAGATTAATAAGCGCGTAGTGGTCTTGAGTAATCTCCTGCAGATAAGCACTTTAATCTCTCAAGGCGCAAACTTAAACGAAATACTACATTTAAGTGTAGATAGGATTATGGAGGTGGGTCAGTCAGAGATAGGTTTCCTGATGGTTAAAGAGCAGATGAAAAATGTATTGACGATGAGGTCTTTACGCGGCGTAGGCGCAGGGAGATTTGAAAATCTCGAAATCGCAATTGGCGAAAATCCTCTGGCGGATTTAATCTATAGAAAAGAGGTTATAATCCTTGATCAAAACAACAAAGATACATCAAGAGAGGTTAACGCCTGGCAGGAAAAGTTTGCAATGCGCAATGCCGTCATAATACCTTTGTTTGTACGCGGCGATCCCTTGGGTATTATCTGTATTGCCAATAATAAAGAGAACTTTTCTTATACTTCTGACGATTTAGAAGTGATTGAAATCTTCGTTAAACAGATAGCGATTGCGCTTGAGACAGATTTCTTACATTTCAGAGTCCAAAAATTAGAGGTAAAGGATGCCCTTACCGGACTTTACAATGAAAGATTTGTAAAGGCACGTTTAGATGAAGAGATCAAGAGGGCAATTATTTACCAGAGGCCATGTGCCTTCCTCTTGTTCAATGTTGACAATTTCAAACGTTACTATACACTTTTTGGCGGCCTTGCCTCTGAGGCCGCACTTAAAAGGATTGCTCTCGTTCTGGAAGATAGTATTACTGATGTAGATAGGGTGGGGCGTTTTGGTGATAATGATTTTGCTGTAATTTTACCTGAGCGTAATAAAAAAGAGGCCAATAAGATTGCAGAAGATATAAGAAAGAAACTAGAGTTTGTTTTTAAAGAAGAACCAGACGCCAACAAGAGAATAACCTTAAGCGGTGGCGTAAGCGAAAATCCCATTGATGGCGTTTCTGCACAAGAGCTGGTTGTTAAAGCGCGGCAGATGCTGATGGAAGCAAAGGCAAGAGGCAAGAACCAGATAAAGGGTTAG
- the tadA gene encoding Flp pilus assembly complex ATPase component TadA, producing MVSLKERLTEILIKNKIITRENLDKAIAVQSKEGGRLSDILVRLGYVDQKDLVIALSEGLGLPPIDLNRFKIESEVTKLIPQETARHYQIIPVSKMGNTLTLAMADPLNVFAIDAVKTLTGFDINPIIAKPEDVMNAITQYYGEDSYQAIEDIIDEMGKDSELEVIKDEKIDYADVQELARLTQEAPVIKITNLFLKQGIEARASDILIEPFEKSVRVRLRVDGMLKEIESPPRSLHASVVSRIKVMSGMDIAEHRLPQDGRFKIKLEGKDVDFRVSVLPSSFGEKVALRILDKTTAKLDITQLGFDKHAVEVLKKSALKPHGMILTCGPTGSGKTTTLYSLLKFIDAPDKNIITVEDPVEYQLRGINQVTVNVDIGLTFASCLRSILRQDPDIIMVGEIRDFETVDISIKAALTGHLVLSTLHTTTAPGSVIRLGDMGVEPFLITSSVIAVMSQRLLRKLCERCKEEIVVKEEVSKKVGIKTGTKVFAATACKNCLNTGYAGRLGIIEILELTPKVKELILGRVPEDVIKKAAREEGMKTLQEAGIEKVIEGLTSIDEVVRLTAPDKEMA from the coding sequence ATGGTTTCTTTAAAAGAACGCCTTACAGAGATCCTGATTAAGAATAAAATCATCACGCGGGAGAACCTGGATAAGGCGATTGCAGTTCAGTCTAAAGAAGGCGGAAGGCTGAGCGATATCCTTGTGCGTTTAGGATATGTAGACCAGAAAGACTTAGTTATTGCCTTAAGTGAAGGTTTGGGCCTGCCCCCGATTGACCTAAACCGTTTCAAGATTGAATCGGAAGTAACTAAACTTATCCCCCAGGAGACCGCAAGGCACTACCAGATAATCCCTGTATCAAAAATGGGTAATACGCTTACCTTGGCTATGGCCGATCCTCTCAACGTCTTTGCTATTGATGCAGTCAAGACCTTGACAGGTTTTGATATAAATCCGATTATCGCAAAGCCGGAAGATGTGATGAATGCAATTACTCAATATTACGGAGAGGACTCTTACCAGGCTATAGAAGATATAATTGATGAAATGGGTAAAGATAGCGAGCTGGAAGTTATTAAGGATGAAAAGATAGATTATGCAGACGTGCAGGAATTGGCTCGTCTTACTCAAGAAGCCCCTGTAATTAAGATTACCAATCTTTTCCTAAAGCAGGGAATTGAAGCCAGGGCCTCGGATATATTAATTGAGCCGTTTGAGAAAAGTGTTCGCGTTAGGCTACGTGTTGATGGCATGTTAAAAGAGATTGAATCCCCGCCTAGATCTTTACATGCTTCCGTAGTCTCTAGGATTAAGGTAATGTCTGGAATGGATATAGCCGAACATAGGCTTCCTCAGGATGGAAGATTTAAGATCAAGCTAGAAGGCAAGGATGTTGATTTTCGTGTTTCAGTTTTGCCTTCTAGCTTTGGAGAAAAGGTTGCTTTGCGTATCCTGGATAAAACTACGGCAAAATTGGATATTACCCAACTTGGATTTGACAAGCATGCCGTGGAGGTTCTAAAAAAAAGTGCCCTTAAGCCGCATGGTATGATTCTTACCTGCGGCCCTACAGGAAGCGGTAAGACAACCACGTTATATTCTTTGCTTAAATTTATCGATGCCCCAGATAAGAACATTATTACAGTCGAAGACCCTGTAGAATACCAACTTCGCGGCATTAATCAGGTCACTGTAAATGTAGATATTGGACTTACATTTGCCAGTTGCCTGCGTTCTATCTTGCGGCAGGATCCTGACATTATTATGGTAGGTGAAATTCGCGATTTTGAAACAGTCGATATTTCAATTAAGGCCGCGTTAACAGGCCATCTTGTTTTGAGTACGTTACATACTACTACAGCTCCTGGTTCTGTGATTCGGCTTGGAGATATGGGCGTAGAACCATTTTTAATTACCTCTAGTGTTATTGCTGTTATGTCCCAGAGGCTACTACGCAAGCTTTGCGAACGCTGTAAAGAAGAGATAGTAGTTAAAGAAGAGGTCTCCAAGAAGGTAGGCATAAAGACAGGGACAAAGGTCTTTGCTGCAACGGCCTGCAAGAATTGTCTTAATACTGGTTATGCTGGCCGTTTAGGAATAATAGAGATTTTAGAATTAACCCCCAAGGTTAAAGAGTTGATACTTGGTCGGGTGCCGGAGGATGTGATTAAGAAAGCTGCTCGCGAGGAAGGGATGAAGACACTTCAGGAGGCTGGTATAGAAAAAGTTATCGAGGGCCTCACTTCTATAGACGAAGTTGTGCGCCTTACAGCGCCTGATAAAGAAATGGCATAA
- a CDS encoding GspE/PulE family protein yields the protein MATLSNKILEILVKTKRISLKQKQQVLSLKKQKDSSIKDILINEGFISNKELLAVLSEEFRLPPLDLSKYKIDAEIIKIIPERLARQHHLICVSQIGSTITVAMSDPLNIFALDDLRILTKKEIDPVISTESDINKAIEKYYCGDVVAISSLLDEGDKTAEVLSVDGEQSNISAVIEESQKAPIVKVVDLIIAEALYKRASDIHVEPAEEGLRVRYRIDGNLYDTLTLPKSNQNAILARLKIMSGLDITESRLPQDGRFKIRLESKEIDFRVSALPTTFGQKFVLRALDKSSLSMGLDKLGFFPERLALFKQAIAKPYGMILVTGPTGSGKSTTLYSILNRLNTMEKNIITVEDPVEYQIEGITQIHVKPEIGLTFAAGLRSILRQSPDIIMIGEIRDSETADIAVRASLIGQLVFSTLHTNDAAGAITRLIDMGVEPFLVASSIIMTCAQRLCRKICNACKEPVEIPDSILKKLTLRPTKTDTFYAGRGCNHCNNTGYFGRLAALEVLMIDDNICRMILKKSSSDQIKEYAIKNNGMQTIWDDMMRKLKMGATTYEEVLRVAIDT from the coding sequence ATGGCAACTTTAAGCAATAAGATATTAGAGATTTTAGTTAAGACAAAGCGCATCTCCCTTAAGCAGAAGCAGCAGGTTTTGTCTTTAAAGAAGCAAAAGGATTCATCAATCAAAGATATCCTTATTAATGAGGGTTTTATTTCTAATAAGGAGTTGTTAGCAGTTCTTTCAGAAGAATTTAGATTACCGCCTTTAGATCTATCTAAATATAAAATTGATGCGGAGATAATCAAGATTATTCCCGAACGCCTGGCTCGCCAGCATCATCTTATCTGCGTTTCTCAGATTGGCTCTACGATTACTGTGGCAATGAGTGATCCTTTAAATATATTCGCGCTTGATGATTTGCGGATTTTGACAAAAAAGGAAATTGATCCTGTAATATCAACTGAAAGCGATATAAACAAAGCTATTGAAAAATATTATTGCGGGGACGTGGTTGCTATTTCTTCTTTGCTTGATGAGGGAGATAAAACAGCAGAGGTATTAAGTGTTGATGGCGAACAATCAAATATATCAGCTGTTATCGAAGAGAGCCAAAAGGCCCCGATTGTAAAAGTCGTTGATTTGATTATTGCCGAGGCCCTTTATAAACGGGCTTCTGATATTCATGTTGAGCCGGCTGAAGAAGGTTTACGAGTGCGTTACCGCATAGATGGCAATCTGTATGACACTCTTACATTACCGAAAAGCAATCAAAATGCTATTTTAGCGCGACTTAAGATTATGAGCGGTTTAGACATAACCGAATCAAGGCTTCCGCAAGACGGACGCTTTAAGATTAGGTTGGAATCAAAGGAGATAGACTTTCGTGTTTCTGCACTGCCGACGACATTTGGTCAAAAGTTCGTTCTGAGGGCATTGGATAAATCAAGTCTTTCTATGGGGTTGGATAAGCTTGGTTTCTTTCCAGAGAGATTGGCGCTGTTTAAACAGGCGATAGCAAAGCCTTATGGAATGATTTTAGTTACAGGGCCAACAGGAAGCGGGAAATCTACAACCCTTTATTCTATATTGAATCGATTGAATACGATGGAAAAAAACATAATTACTGTTGAAGACCCTGTTGAGTATCAGATTGAGGGCATCACCCAGATACATGTAAAACCTGAGATTGGCCTTACCTTTGCTGCTGGATTACGTTCCATACTGCGTCAAAGTCCGGATATCATTATGATTGGTGAGATTCGCGATTCCGAGACAGCAGATATAGCTGTGCGTGCTTCTCTAATTGGGCAGTTAGTTTTTTCTACCTTGCACACAAATGATGCTGCTGGCGCAATCACACGTTTAATTGATATGGGGGTTGAGCCATTTCTTGTTGCCTCTTCAATTATTATGACCTGTGCACAGAGGCTTTGTCGTAAAATATGTAATGCCTGCAAAGAGCCAGTCGAAATCCCGGACAGTATCCTTAAAAAATTAACTCTAAGGCCAACCAAGACAGATACCTTTTATGCAGGACGCGGCTGTAACCACTGCAACAATACTGGTTATTTTGGCAGATTGGCAGCTTTAGAAGTCTTGATGATTGACGATAATATATGCAGGATGATTTTAAAAAAATCTTCTAGTGATCAGATTAAGGAATATGCAATTAAAAATAATGGCATGCAGACAATCTGGGATGATATGATGCGTAAGCTTAAAATGGGTGCTACTACTTACGAGGAAGTTTTACGCGTAGCGATTGATACATAA
- a CDS encoding type II secretion system F family protein codes for MTVFKYTAKNRSGKKISGMLEADNQNLAIETLRKKELIPISLSEEKAKRRVSGRKVKLDDLVIFSRQLATMVDSGIPLVQALSILGEQVQKENFRQVILRIRQDIEEGAGFCDALAKHTAVFSPLYINMVKAGEASGLLNEILDRLANYLEKASALQRKVKSSLTYPIVVIAMALIITIFLLVKVVPTFRGIFDMLGGTLPLPTRILIGFSDMLRHSFLYIVIFLVGVVFLLKKWSKTPRGRRTIDYYLLKLPVFGPLLKKVAIAKFSRTLSTLVRSGVPILGSLEIVGKTAGNKIVEEALDNARKSIKEGEPISGPLSESDAFPPMVVRMIAVGEQTGELEKMLSKIADFYDEQVDATVSSMTSLIEPMVIAFLGVIIGGIVVSLFLPIFKITELLGR; via the coding sequence ATGACAGTTTTCAAATATACGGCGAAAAATAGATCAGGTAAAAAGATCTCAGGCATGCTAGAAGCTGATAATCAGAATCTGGCTATTGAGACTTTGCGTAAGAAAGAATTAATACCTATTAGCCTATCGGAAGAGAAGGCAAAACGGCGTGTTAGTGGGCGCAAGGTTAAATTGGATGATCTTGTTATTTTTTCTCGTCAGCTGGCTACGATGGTTGATTCAGGAATTCCCCTTGTTCAGGCATTAAGCATTCTAGGAGAGCAGGTGCAAAAGGAAAATTTCCGGCAGGTGATTTTAAGGATACGTCAAGATATCGAAGAAGGTGCAGGTTTTTGTGATGCCCTGGCTAAGCACACAGCAGTATTTTCTCCGCTTTACATTAATATGGTAAAGGCAGGAGAAGCAAGTGGTTTATTGAATGAGATATTAGATAGGTTAGCTAATTATTTAGAAAAGGCAAGCGCCTTGCAGAGAAAGGTAAAATCTTCCTTGACCTATCCAATCGTGGTAATTGCCATGGCCTTAATTATTACTATCTTTTTGCTGGTTAAGGTTGTTCCAACATTTAGAGGTATATTTGATATGCTTGGCGGTACCTTGCCTTTACCTACGCGGATCTTGATTGGTTTCAGCGATATGTTGCGGCATTCATTCTTGTATATTGTAATTTTCTTAGTTGGTGTAGTATTCCTGCTTAAGAAATGGTCAAAGACTCCAAGGGGGAGAAGGACCATTGATTATTACCTACTCAAGCTTCCTGTCTTTGGCCCACTTTTAAAGAAAGTAGCAATAGCTAAGTTCAGCCGGACACTTTCTACGTTAGTAAGAAGCGGCGTTCCTATCTTAGGTTCCTTAGAGATTGTAGGCAAGACAGCAGGCAATAAAATAGTTGAAGAGGCATTAGATAACGCGCGCAAGTCTATTAAAGAAGGTGAGCCTATTTCCGGCCCCTTGAGTGAAAGCGATGCGTTTCCGCCTATGGTAGTAAGGATGATTGCTGTAGGCGAACAGACAGGCGAGTTGGAGAAGATGTTAAGCAAGATCGCTGACTTTTATGATGAGCAGGTTGATGCCACAGTAAGTTCTATGACAAGTTTAATTGAGCCAATGGTCATCGCCTTTTTAGGTGTTATTATCGGTGGCATTGTAGTCTCATTATTCTTGCCCATATTTAAGATTACGGAACTATTGGGAAGATGA
- a CDS encoding type II secretion system GspH family protein → MRNRSGFTLVEIMIVVAIIALLAAIAIPNLLRARLNANESASIAAMQTLSTAAQSYRSANPSYPTNLAALSNATPPYIDSVLAGGTKSGYAFILTGTTNAFTATAAPSTVGTTGNRYFFVDESGVVRYASGAAATSASSPIE, encoded by the coding sequence ATGAGAAACAGATCAGGTTTTACCTTGGTTGAAATCATGATTGTTGTTGCTATTATTGCTTTATTGGCAGCCATAGCAATACCTAACCTGTTGCGTGCTCGTCTCAATGCTAACGAGTCTGCATCGATTGCTGCTATGCAGACGCTTTCTACTGCAGCCCAGAGTTATCGTTCAGCTAATCCTAGTTATCCTACTAACTTAGCTGCTTTGTCTAACGCAACTCCACCTTATATTGATTCTGTATTAGCAGGTGGAACAAAATCAGGCTATGCATTTATTTTGACAGGTACCACAAATGCATTTACTGCAACTGCTGCTCCTAGCACTGTGGGCACTACGGGTAATAGATATTTCTTTGTTGATGAAAGTGGTGTTGTCAGGTATGCTAGTGGCGCTGCAGCTACATCTGCAAGCAGCCCAATTGAATAA
- a CDS encoding tetratricopeptide repeat protein, with product MKRSQQIILIILVGLLFYFNSLFNGLVWDDEFLIKDNPYIRSIPTAFSYAFSNDLFPGELLFKRTNYYRPLQTLSYSLDFFIWKDTPFGFHLANLILHIINALLIYLIISCLYNLPLVSFVCALFFVAHPIHHEAVSYISGRADLLAAFFILSSFYCFLKYRLENIAVRRNYFLVLSFICFFLALLSKEYALILPFLFLSFDFSFQKLNRKNLGQYVFFLPLIFLFIMLRLSALGLDNSLLGGRYAHLLWQELPIRFFGFIKSIPLYLGILIFPVDLHMRRAFPRPAGLFDPLVWIGIFILLSCYFIFYKRRKQEPLYLFLFLWFLIPVVSQSQLTLSGFGFAEHFLYLASMGVFFAFAKVFVGLFLKFKARAQKQRFIVTILLILLSFYGSLTSVHNLNWKDSLTFYKWTLKFSPESIKLRINLAREYIALGRDDLALVEFLRAKKLLEQVEVSKYKDKPILDWTLNEAIVVGYYNVAVLHASQKDYTRAEQEYRLSLAIKPNFNKARNNLAALLTKLGRDKEAIEQLSLVLSSDPEDLKAYYNLGAILANLGEDEKARQVWQDGLKIDPDDAKIGDALARLLEEKKR from the coding sequence ATGAAAAGATCACAACAAATTATACTTATTATCCTTGTCGGTTTATTGTTTTATTTTAATAGTCTTTTTAATGGGCTTGTTTGGGATGATGAGTTTTTAATCAAGGACAACCCTTATATCAGAAGCATTCCGACTGCTTTTTCTTACGCCTTTTCTAATGATCTATTCCCGGGAGAGCTACTATTTAAGCGGACTAATTATTATCGGCCCCTGCAGACACTAAGTTACTCTCTAGATTTTTTTATCTGGAAAGATACGCCCTTTGGTTTTCATCTCGCTAATTTAATCCTGCATATTATTAATGCCCTTTTAATATATTTAATTATTTCCTGTCTTTATAATCTGCCTTTGGTTTCTTTTGTTTGTGCCTTATTCTTTGTAGCCCATCCTATTCATCATGAGGCAGTGAGCTATATCTCTGGCCGTGCAGATTTATTGGCAGCATTTTTTATCTTGAGCTCTTTTTATTGCTTCCTTAAATATAGACTCGAGAATATAGCTGTGCGGCGCAATTATTTCCTTGTTTTATCATTTATTTGTTTCTTTTTAGCACTTCTTTCTAAGGAGTATGCACTTATCCTGCCTTTCCTATTTTTATCCTTTGATTTTTCTTTTCAAAAATTAAATAGAAAAAATCTAGGCCAATACGTTTTCTTCTTACCCCTGATATTCCTCTTTATCATGTTGCGACTTTCTGCTTTAGGATTGGATAATTCATTGCTGGGCGGCAGATATGCACATTTACTTTGGCAGGAATTGCCGATTCGTTTTTTTGGTTTTATAAAAAGCATACCGCTTTACTTAGGTATTTTAATTTTTCCGGTTGATTTGCATATGCGCAGAGCCTTTCCCAGACCTGCAGGCCTTTTCGATCCTTTAGTATGGATTGGTATTTTTATTTTGCTCAGTTGTTACTTCATTTTTTATAAAAGGAGAAAACAGGAGCCGCTTTATTTATTTTTGTTTCTTTGGTTTTTGATTCCTGTAGTTTCTCAATCACAGCTAACGCTTTCCGGATTTGGCTTTGCCGAGCACTTTTTATACCTTGCCTCAATGGGCGTCTTCTTTGCTTTTGCAAAGGTTTTTGTGGGCCTTTTTCTTAAATTTAAAGCAAGGGCGCAAAAACAGAGATTTATCGTTACTATACTTTTAATCTTACTTAGTTTTTATGGCAGCTTGACGAGTGTCCATAATCTTAACTGGAAGGATAGTCTGACATTCTATAAGTGGACGCTGAAGTTTTCACCCGAGAGCATTAAGTTGCGCATAAATCTAGCCAGAGAGTATATTGCCCTAGGTAGGGATGATCTGGCCTTAGTTGAATTCTTACGTGCTAAAAAGTTATTAGAGCAAGTGGAGGTATCTAAATATAAAGATAAACCAATTTTAGATTGGACTCTGAATGAGGCGATAGTAGTCGGCTATTACAATGTGGCTGTGCTTCATGCCAGCCAGAAAGATTATACAAGGGCGGAGCAGGAATATCGGCTGTCCCTTGCGATTAAGCCAAATTTTAATAAGGCACGTAATAATCTAGCTGCCTTATTGACCAAGCTAGGCAGAGATAAAGAGGCGATAGAGCAATTGTCGCTTGTTTTGAGTTCTGATCCAGAAGATTTAAAGGCATATTATAATCTGGGCGCAATCTTAGCGAATCTAGGCGAAGATGAAAAGGCAAGGCAGGTCTGGCAAGATGGCTTAAAGATAGATCCGGATGATGCCAAGATTGGCGATGCGCTTGCGAGGCTCCTGGAAGAGAAGAAGAGATGA